In Ictalurus furcatus strain D&B chromosome 20, Billie_1.0, whole genome shotgun sequence, the DNA window gccaaggatgcagtggaagaactcgagtttcctgcacagagccctgatctcaaccccactgaacatctgtgggatgaactgtaacgtcagtgcctgaccttactaatgtcatgatcacaaatccccacagccacaatccaaaatctagtggaaagcctttccagaagcgtggcggttattataacagcaaaggggactgaatctggaatgggatgctcaaAAATCATATAtaggtgtgatagtcaggtgtccacaaacctttggccatatttGGCCTTGTATTCTATATctttatagaaataaaacacacttcaggacgtgctgttgtaggaaaagtATCAATGACAGAGTGGTGCAATGTGACTCGTAACACCCCAAGCTTGAACATGGGGTGAAATGTCTTTTTCAGTCATGGTACTGAGAAACCATAAAGCGCAAAattttctgtcctgaagactttcctgtggtggaaactgacactggagactccttccataaatgttaaacatctgACAGacagcttcaccatatcaacgattatatgttttaatttttacacaACATGCTTTAGCTGGATTATTTAGCTTGTCCTCCATGCAAGTCTCTAGTGACTTATTGTactaaaatgctttatttatttgacagatTTGATGGCATGCAGAAAAGAATCGCTACCTGTGAACCATGTGGAAACATTCAAAATGAGTTCAGCGCAAGAGCTCAAAGAAGAGAAACCACAGCTTCCTGACAAAACGTTGGCATCTTCGCACCATATCGCAAAAGAACCCAGAGCTCCACTGGCAAAGCAAAGAGATCCAAGGTCTGATGAAGATGAGTTCAGCAGCCTggaatttgaaatgaaaattgAGCAGGTGGAAGAGCTTGTGGATCAGGAGCTGAGTTTTTCACGAGCAGATTACAGCATGGCAGATCCAAACATCCGGGATCCAGATCCTAGCTCTGAGCACAAAGCAGACCAGAGAGACACGCATCTGTGGCCGTCCATGGACGACAACGCAGCAAACGAGTTCTCCATTCCTGATGGCTGTATCGGGTTAGAGCAGTATGAGCAGATTCCCACAGACCAGTGTCTGGCCCAGGTGATGAAGGATCCTCTGAACTTGCACCCTGACAACACGTCCAGTAATAAACACGTTGATTCGTTTGGTTCTGTACATGTCAGGATTGACAGAGAAATGCACTTTGAAGGCAACATCGCAAAAGACTCTGAATATGGACAGATTAGAGACAGTCTGGGTCACGTCAAAGCATCAAGGCCAACAAACAGCAACAAGCACAGACACTCGTTCAGTGCAGTGCCGCGCTCACATGCACATTCATCCAGCAGTACTTTCTCAATGCCGGACATGGTTCCTATGCGGCAAAACACACAAGCTAGCCATGTCGGGTCAAAGCCCTTTCGTTGTGAGGAATGCGGTAAAGGCTTTACCCAGAGGATGAGACTGATCACGCACAAGAGAATACACACGGGTGAGAAGCCGTACCATTGCCAGCTCTGTGGCAAGATGTTTTCACGGCAGGATAACTGCCTCAGGCATGTACGCCTACACAGTGCACAAGGGTGGTAAAGAGGCACCTTTGATTGTTGGATTGTGTttctaataattataaatactgTAATGATAAGAGATCTTTATTTCCTGTAGATCATCACAAAAAATTACTATATATCTAGTGAACAAAAAGACTCTGCGTCCTCCAGTGGCTGGCTCTGGTTCAGTTTTTACCATGCCCACAACTAGGTTTTTAGCTTTTCCCTATAGTCGGATTTTGAGCTTGATCTTCGTGCGTTTTTATTCTCTGTTTCAAATTGATATTTTGTGATACACACAACTATGTGTTCTAATCTCAAAGGCTTGTAATATACTTTATTCAGGAGTAATGcagggctgtgtcccaaaccacataatGTGTAGTACGTAGGACATGATTGATgtattgaaaaaatattttgtaatttttatatatatatatatatatatatatattcaggggttctcaaactttttacaTCCAGGAGCTTGCATAGAACCTGCTGTACAATAATATGCTTGATATTTAttggagctttttattcctgaaccaACACAACACATTAGTTCCTAGTTGACATgattcatatttgttttatgATTATTCAGTTATTAAAGTGATCAACAGTAATGGTgtgttgtgatttccaccactgtaacactatatatatatatatatatatatatataatcatggACAACCTGAGTGTGCTTGACAGACCCCACTTGATATATAGTATACAGGTTTGGGACAAAGCCCAAGCCGGAGGGTGTAATTATCTGCTGACATCATCATAGTTTTTCAGTATTACAGAATTATGAAGATGAAACCTGTACACTTCATTGAGGTTGTCACAGTTGGCAAGTACTAGCTAAAACACAAGGCCTTGTTGAAAGGGAAAGGCTTTCTTTAATTTTTCTAGAGTTAGGGTACTCGATCCCAGACTCGGACTCAAGTCCGGACccgagtccaattatgaacgaactcAGCTTTGTCATGCACTCGGGTAAATTTTTACTCAGAACTTGACATGGACTCTGACATTTTTCGAGTACCATCGAGTCCGCGTCATGTGTAACGtgaaaagagagataaaaataaacatacatcaTAAAATgaagataacaagaaattaataaatgtctCCCTGCCGGACCAGGGGCTTTCTGTGCGCACACATCTGAAGCTTGCGCACAGAAAGCCGCCTCATCGTGCGAGTAtcgaattgagttctctttagcggcttatgcttggacggtcaaataaatacacacacatatcatgTCAAAATTCAGGTCTGGCCGAgaattcatgcaaacacagttgAGGGAAAAatcggaggtgtgtcaatacagtatattggatctgtgcattatgTCTTAATGTGACAGCAgcctaataaacctgctgctgtctgtgtcattaatgttaatcaatgaacaaaagacaaagagaaaatcattcactcattttactgaataacttcagtacatttaataagaatcactgtatattttattttagatttaattGTTTTGTTCAATTTCTGTGGTATTTCTGACTTGAATACTCCTGAGAAAACATATcattattgtgaaataagattgtagttatatcgcccagccctaaacatcattccagtcttgaatttcacatacaatgtgaaatgtacttcttaatgtagtaaatatcataaaccctgctgatagggatttttttttttagaattaaaatgaaaaaagttgcaagaacagagctgtgttcagaaatgagtttgttgtcattaatagacagattaaaagcagtaataaagcatgaagcttattgttatgacctgctgagactcatcaaatcattgaaatataaactcgaactggaggacacaatatagtgtgatacaataacaaaacaggttcatttgtattttcatacatttgtaatataataaaagttctacatatacctctatatccatTGTTTTtcattgaaaccattttttaaaataggaaactagttgaggtgctgatgacatgaaataaaaatattaaatggcaatggcaagatgcatgagtggtattttttgttacatttatgttgccattggtttgtgaaggttaaaattttaatttaacagctcagtattgtgtttgtaattgcaatttcaaatcttttttcaatttaattactttctggactcggccgGACTCAACTCGGACTCGGCCATTAAGTCCAACTCAGCCCCTTTTGGACTCCGACTGGataaaggtggactcggacccaactATATTTTTCTGCTTGTGACTGTGTTATGCCAGACTGGAAATTTGGTGGCAGTTTTTTTGGCCCATACATCTTTCGAGTGTGATGATGAAATTTCCACCAACTTGACATCAAAGGGTACTTGACTCAAATCATTGAGTCAGTGATGAAAAATGTACCATATTTAACAGTTGGGTCAACCTTCacctttttttgtaaaacacaCTAAAACAGGACAAGAGTTCAGAAATAACCAGAATAAGATACAATACCATTAACATCATGTCGTTTTTCATATAATTTGCTCTTTATGTGGGAGGAGGAAGAAACCAACAACCTTATCAATTCAGAtcaatccctccaggatttagcaatcacagaaatgaacacaaaatcaaagaAACTCTGCTATATTCAAAGGTGCTTGCAATTGTCCTAAATTACCggagattttccacagattggggccaagacgcatcatgtgatgtcatcacaacgtgcattcagccataaccctcttcgattcacgtgtgtcgaacatgagtacagctaaaagatctcatttaccaacaaacttcactgcgaaagactgcacaaaacaagtttgtgcaactgcaattttgccagttaaagtagttttctgcaagcaaaaaaaaagcacaaaaaacttccaaaacaattttttttaaaaagctgcatcaaaatcaatcatttttgcctgcaacaatcacaaaaaaaaccctgtgaaatcctgtacggactgtcaGATGAGAATAAAACCACAGAGTTTAAAGCTAGATTTAAAGTTATTTCCATTTAAAGCTAAGCTATTGCTGTCCACACATGTATTAGTACATGCAAATCCTGACAGGCTGCATCATTTTTCTCTTGGCAAAACTGTATTGCAACACCATTCCTCTTCTATTTCTTACATCTAACATAATGCACCACCTGGATAATGACAAGGAAAGTGTTTTATATTCATacgttatttatatatatttgaacaGTAGAGAGAAGGACAACCCAACAGGTTTATCAGTggtatattttacataatttaattacatttttttaaaaaaaaaataaatcagtcaaAACCTTAATGTGATTTACTATACTTTGAATCATGActtacagttgagtgcaaaagttgaGTGCACAGCCAATGGACAAATTACATTAGAAGGGCAAAATATGTTCAAGGGACCAGTCATAAagttattagagaatatttatatattgagaaTAGGAGATGaaaatatttgtgatatttaaatacattttttaaaaacctaacaCTATTAATGTCTTTTTCAATTCAAGTACATTATTCAATTTGTCCTAAGGGTATACAAAAGTTCCCACACACCCTCAAAGTTAAAAGATAAGCTTAAAGTATAAACAATTGTATATCTTTAAACACATAATATACAACACATATTTGATGTTCCTTTATATCTAATCTGAATAATTATAAAGAACCAATACATGTGTTGTGTGCTTTTCTATTCATCAGTGTACTTGCTCAGTTTTACTTGCGTTGTGTGGCGGTATTCAGAGGTTTGACTTTCACAAAATGAAGAGGATCTTGTCAGTACCACCTTCCTGTCTCATCTGCTCCAGCTGAATGGAGTGGCGACGTGGAGGCCTCCGACCTCGGATTGTGCCTTCCTGTCTATGGCCTTTGGTCTCTTCAGCTTTTGGAGCAGTGCTTGCCTCGTCACCACAAGAGCATGTGGATGTGTTTGCAGTGGAGCTGACTGAGAGAGGAGGTAGGAAGGTAGTATTACGTGCCTGGGGCTTTAAACTTAACTGCTGTTGTGGTTTCCATATTCTCATGGTGTTAAATCCGCATTGAGCAGCTGGAGGTGCCAGAGAGCAGGAGCTGGTGTTGCTAGGGGAATGGTGGAGGTTTCTGCTGGTAGGAACTGGCGGTAGTGTTATATTGCAGGGCTGGTCATGTAGGTGTGTGTCTGAGCTGGAGAGATTGAGTGATAAGGTGGGAAGCTGAAGTAAATTCTTCCCAGAAAGAGCAGGTAAAGTGTTACGTCGATTATGTAGATGTGCTTGAGTTGCTGGAGCAAAGTTCTCTGCATGGTTCCTGAAAAACGTTCCTCCAGGTTTGAGGTTGGCAGCTTTAGAGGAGCTAGTCGGATCCACTTGCCGAGCATGGGAGTCATGGCTGATGTGCTGCACCTCTTTATCGTCTTCTTTCTGCACAGCTCCCTTCGTAATCCTTTCTTCATACGTGCAACTGAGGTGTTCTAGAAATAGAGGTGAGGCTGCTCTGCTCCCCTTCCTTCCTGAAGCTCTGAAATTGAAGATACCCTCTCCCTCAGTCTCAGAGTTTGGTGACCCTGTCTTGAGCTCAATGTCAGAGGGCGACATGCAGGTGACAGGTGAGGTGTCAGGTGACAGAGGTACGTTCAGATAGCGTTGGCTAACAGTGGCACCACCTGTGCTTAGATCtgtggagatgatgatgatgtcacgcCCCTTAGCCCTGCAAGCATCAAGCAACACATGGATAGTATCTTGGTCACGGGCGTTGATGCCATAGACCAGGGCAGAACCACCAGCATAGTCCTCCAGGCTAGGGTCAGCGCCAGCAGAAATCAGGGCTGCAGCCACCTCCGCTCCAGCATGCTCCATACAAGCGTACATGAGGGGTGTGCGTCCAGACTTGTCCTGGGCGTTGGGATCAGCATGGTGTTGGAGAAGGAAACGGATGAGCCTCAGAGAGGTAGTGTTTCCAGACTGGTCAGCCCTCAGTGCTCGGCATGTAGCTAGAAGAGGTGTCTCACCTCGTTGGTTGCGCTCGTTGACTTGTGCGCCCCCTTCCACCAGCAGCCGAACCAGACGCATCTTGCCCAACTCGGCTGCTTTGATAAGAGGGCTTCCGTCCTCCAGGTAGTCCTGCCGCTCAGCCATGGTGCCAAAGATCTGAGATAGAATCTTAGATGGTTTTCTTATCAGTGATACCTTATAGATGTAATCCGAGACAAAGTTTGATTAAGATAATCTCATTgagaagattttttaaaaaagattttaagatttttgtCCTCTTTTTGTGCTGATTGGTGGAAAAGGAAGGGAACAAAAAACAGGACATTTCAATCAGCCAGAACATTAGGTATACCAATTTAGTAACTGGTAAAtcagtgtatataaataaaaatttagtCCATGATGAAAAATCTAAATCAGAAAACCTCAGCTTGTGGAAGGAGGCCAGCTTGGTTAGGCAATCTGTGTTGTTTCTGAAAGTGCCTGCGAATGATTTTTAAGCTTAAAATGTCGAGCCCTGAAGGCAATACTGTAAAAGCGTTGGACCTGTTTGAATGTCCGCTGCTTTGAAATGCTTTCATGTCAGTAGGAAGGCTGACAGAGTTAAAAGGGAAAAGAGGTCAGCTGTGCTGGCTGAGCCTTCAGAAACATTGTGTAaccatccatttattttacagttcacCAAGTTACAACACACTGTGTCACCCCCTCACTAAAATTTTATAcgataatattatatttaatatatttacaaattgtttttacatttttacctgATTACACAtggcataaataaaaaaatatacaggtAAGTGTATGGTTATCTTTAGTCCCTTATATTTCCCTACTGATATTTCCTAATAAGTCATGGCTCAtctttattacatatatttattagtTTAATGACACCATTTCTTTTTAGTAGTAGGTCttgcaatgaacaaaatgaACCCTAAATTAATAAGAAACATATCCTATGCTTTTGCATCTGAGCATCAATAAatatcttcctttttctcttGTCCTGTAACTACAAGAAAGTTGGAACTGACCTGCTGTTTCCTTTGAGATCCCTGATACCTGCCACAGGTTCTTATCCTGGCTTTGTGCAAGCAGACGTGCTTCAGGTCAAATGATTTCGAGATCTGTCAGAGGGAGTCAGGGAGCATGTTTTTCTGATAGGGGAGGGCATCCTTCCATGTGTCCATGCACATAAATGCATATGAGgacaaaaaattaattaaaaaaagaccaaaaaaaaaaaaatttgactaGAGAAGAGGTTTGTAAATTCagcagtaatgtttttttttccatgagtaGATTAGGTTATAAGTGTAGAGGTAGATTCCATCTTTCAgtggaatctttaaatgcagttttccCTTTCTGCACTTTTCTGGCTGAGATAGATGCCTGACCTTCCACAAACCTTTGCCACAAAGCTGGAGGCACATAATTGTCTAGAATATCTGGAACTGGAACTTTGCTGGAACTAAGGGGCAGAACCTAAAATTGTTCCAGTGTGACAATGCCCCAGTGCACAAAGTGAGTTCCACAGAAGGGCTTTTCACACTGAGCTTAACCCCGGGTTATCTTCATTCTAAACCCCACATTTAACCCCAGGTAGAGGATTTAGAAGCAGTTTGCATTGTgtagtccctccaggatttcaggatttcatgattttatgatcacagaaatgaacacaaaatcaagcaaactccacaatattcggaggagcatGCAGTTTTcagaattactgcagattttccgcagatttgggccaagacacagcATGTAACATTATCACAACACGTATTCAGCCAAAGAACTCTTCAACTCGTGTGTGTTGAAGATGAATAcaagctaaaaggtctcatttaccaataaacaaCACTCTGAAAGTATGCACAGTGTGAACAGATTCATTGTTAACCCCAGGTAAAATTTGAGCAGTCTGAAATATGAAACACGAAAGATAACCCAGGATTTCTTTTACCCGGGATTTAGGTTGAACCAGGGTTAACTATTTCAAGTGTGCAAAGCCCTAaagacatagtttgccaaggttagTTCAGAAGCACTCAAGTGGTCAACTTTGGAAtgtgatgttcaacaagcacatatgggtatgatggtgagatgtccacatacttttggccatagagaGTATCTAGAATAGACAATGTAAAAATTTGACATTTCACACGACCACCGTTCTAGTATGCAGTGACGGCTCAGTGTTTTAGATCTATGAGCCAGCCTGATTCAAGGTCAGTTGGTTCAACACCTGCAAAAACATTCCAGATTGTGTTATTCACAGATGCTGCAATGAAACTTAAAAGGCAAGCCAAAGTGGATTCACACCACACACGTGAAACTTATTGCAACACAGAGAGAGGAGCAGTGACTACTTGACAAGAAGTCAGCTTGATGATGTACTGGCTGACCTTTAACCAACTGAACTTTGCATGCCTTGTTCTAAGCTGTATAAAGTTGCAGACATTCTAAGAGACTGAGGAGCATTTcattattgatatatatattttttatttataaacctccatccatccatcttctaccgcttactcctatTTCTAGAAATTTGAGTAGGTGACATTTGATtcgtttcattcatttatctgaCATCCAATATTATAGTGCAGATGATGAAGGTAAACGCTGGAGTATGAGAAAGTATTGTGAGAAGGTATTGTGCTATAATGGCAAAATGTTTGttcagttcctccaggatttcacgattttgaGATCGCGGAAATTAatgaaaaatcaagcaaactctgcaataaaCAGAGCAGCTTGGAATTTTGCAGATTTTCggcaaatttgggccaagatgcgtcatgtgacatcatcacaacgcacatttactcaaagccctcttcgattcacttGTGtc includes these proteins:
- the si:dkeyp-68b7.7 gene encoding adult enhancer factor 1, which gives rise to MAAAVLQTRITAILDVLTKAAVAEISQLIQDDSAVYHREMKRREDEIEGLKKRLQVTEKELKKVQATVLARCSVGVQVETLATDLMACRKESLPVNHVETFKMSSAQELKEEKPQLPDKTLASSHHIAKEPRAPLAKQRDPRSDEDEFSSLEFEMKIEQVEELVDQELSFSRADYSMADPNIRDPDPSSEHKADQRDTHLWPSMDDNAANEFSIPDGCIGLEQYEQIPTDQCLAQVMKDPLNLHPDNTSSNKHVDSFGSVHVRIDREMHFEGNIAKDSEYGQIRDSLGHVKASRPTNSNKHRHSFSAVPRSHAHSSSSTFSMPDMVPMRQNTQASHVGSKPFRCEECGKGFTQRMRLITHKRIHTGEKPYHCQLCGKMFSRQDNCLRHVRLHSAQGW